From the genome of Torulaspora globosa chromosome 2, complete sequence, one region includes:
- the MHF2 gene encoding Mhf2p (ancestral locus Anc_7.341), which translates to MSNAIPQETIALILEVGAFEHGTTKITEETVGMLQKYMEIFVREAVLRSSVNKEQVKKEQDAVYGKREAKEVTLTHEDLENVTGLLLLDM; encoded by the coding sequence ATGTCCAATGCGATACCCCAAGAGACTATAGCACTCATTCTGGAGGTTGGAGCTTTTGAACATGGAACTACTAAGATAACAGAGGAAACAGTGGGCATGCTGCAGAAGTACATGGAGATCTTTGTTCGAGAGGCTGTTCTGAGATCTAGTGTTAATAAAGAGCaggtcaagaaggagcaggatGCTGTTTACGGCAAGAGAGAAGCAAAGGAAGTCACACTGACGCATGAAGATTTGGAGAATGTGACCGGGTTGTTGCTTCTCGATATGTGA